In a single window of the Verrucomicrobiota bacterium genome:
- a CDS encoding flavodoxin domain-containing protein has product MPQSNSYIPFVPDNAPFSADQRAWLNGFLAGMFSERPGEAVEETPAVKATILFGSQTGNAEALAGQAAKQLKSSGVEATVVDMDAYSTDKITEEENLVLVSSTYGDGEPPDNAAGLHSFLMDEGAPRLEKTSFAVFGLGDTSYPEFCKCAKDFDGRLETLGAKRLVDRVDADVEFEEPFEGWIQSLGSALASSAPTETVVAPEVSAETEVAEAYGKKNPFPAKVLQNLNLNKEGSAKETRHVSLSLEGSGLEYEVGDALAVIPLNNEKLVNDLIARLELDPKGEVMGADGASKSLEEALRSDFEITNVTKKLAEAVAASNGSESLLTLIENKKAFDEYCWGRDLLDLVTDYPVQFANGEALVSILKKLNHRLYSISSSPEAHPSEVHVTVARVFYEKEGRTRFGVCSDFLSLAPEGSEVMVYTHANKNFRPPEDLSQDAIMIGPGTGIAPFRAFMEDRIAKEASGRNWLFFGDQKCATDFLYRDTLEQWFKDGKLQRLDTAFSRDQKEKIYVQDRMREQGAELFAWLEGGASFFVCGDASRMAKDVDLALHEIIAEHGKMSEDEASGYVKKLKSEKHYQRDVY; this is encoded by the coding sequence ATGCCACAGTCTAACTCATATATCCCCTTCGTTCCGGATAATGCGCCGTTTTCCGCGGACCAGCGTGCCTGGCTCAACGGTTTTCTGGCAGGTATGTTCTCAGAACGTCCGGGGGAAGCGGTGGAGGAAACTCCCGCCGTCAAAGCAACGATCCTTTTTGGATCTCAAACGGGCAATGCGGAAGCACTTGCCGGTCAAGCAGCCAAACAACTGAAGTCCTCCGGTGTTGAAGCGACAGTTGTCGACATGGACGCCTATTCAACGGACAAAATTACCGAGGAAGAAAACCTTGTTTTGGTATCCAGCACCTATGGTGATGGCGAACCACCGGATAATGCAGCGGGGTTACATTCCTTTCTCATGGACGAAGGTGCGCCGCGCCTCGAGAAAACCTCTTTTGCTGTCTTCGGTCTCGGGGATACCAGCTACCCGGAGTTTTGTAAATGTGCGAAGGACTTCGACGGGCGCCTCGAGACTCTGGGGGCGAAAAGGCTTGTTGATCGGGTCGACGCTGACGTTGAGTTTGAGGAACCTTTTGAAGGTTGGATCCAATCACTGGGATCTGCTTTGGCGAGTTCCGCTCCAACAGAAACGGTCGTTGCACCAGAGGTTTCCGCCGAGACTGAAGTCGCCGAAGCCTATGGAAAGAAGAACCCATTTCCAGCCAAAGTCCTTCAGAATCTAAACTTGAATAAAGAAGGTTCAGCCAAGGAAACCCGGCACGTATCCCTCTCGTTGGAGGGTTCGGGGCTTGAATACGAGGTCGGGGATGCACTTGCGGTGATTCCTCTCAACAATGAAAAGCTCGTGAATGATCTGATTGCACGTCTGGAGCTCGATCCAAAAGGGGAAGTGATGGGTGCGGATGGTGCCAGCAAGTCGCTCGAAGAGGCTCTTCGTTCTGATTTTGAGATCACCAATGTAACCAAAAAATTGGCAGAAGCTGTGGCTGCCAGTAATGGAAGCGAATCCCTTCTCACACTCATTGAGAACAAGAAGGCTTTTGATGAGTATTGCTGGGGCCGTGACTTGCTCGATCTCGTTACCGACTACCCGGTTCAGTTCGCAAACGGAGAGGCTTTGGTCTCGATCTTAAAGAAGCTGAATCACCGTTTGTATTCCATCTCATCCAGTCCGGAAGCCCATCCTAGTGAGGTTCACGTCACTGTTGCACGGGTGTTTTATGAGAAGGAGGGGCGGACAAGATTTGGAGTGTGCTCTGATTTCTTATCCCTCGCTCCGGAGGGTTCTGAAGTGATGGTCTACACGCACGCGAATAAGAATTTCCGTCCTCCCGAGGACCTTTCTCAGGATGCGATCATGATTGGTCCGGGAACGGGTATCGCCCCCTTTAGAGCCTTCATGGAAGATCGGATCGCAAAGGAGGCTTCGGGCCGAAACTGGCTGTTTTTTGGAGATCAGAAGTGTGCGACCGATTTCCTCTATCGAGACACCTTAGAGCAATGGTTCAAAGACGGAAAGCTCCAGCGATTGGACACCGCTTTTTCCCGCGACCAAAAGGAGAAGATCTACGTTCAGGATCGTATGCGGGAGCAGGGAGCTGAGTTGTTTGCGTGGCTCGAAGGAGGAGCTTCTTTCTTCGTTTGCGGAGACGCATCGAGAATGGCAAAGGACGTGGATCTCGCTCTCCACGAGATCATTGCCGAACACGGAAAGATGTCCGAAGACGAGGCTTCCGGTTACGTGAAGAAGCTGAAATCGGAGAAGCACTATCAGCGGGACGTTTACTAA
- a CDS encoding NirA family protein — protein sequence MNIPNQTGFSREQKNYLEGFFSGVAQRAGSSFLGETADGRITNNAGESVTGNKLEEVYGVPIEDLCKEEKIKHEEHGLDVFDKIWEHAEQDKFPEGGDVFRWKFHGLFYVKPAQDSLMLRCRIAGCALLAHQMEGLAEIAEKWGGQYAHVTTRGNFQIREIMPKDSMKVLLHLADLGLTSKGSGADNLRNVTASPTAGFDPNEVYDVLPLARNMHTYILNTREMYDLPRKFNISFDGGGSISVCADTNDIGFLAVRVGEGHGVDPGVYFRVQLCGITGHRQFASDCGLLLRPDECVPVAAAMVRVFVEHGCRTNRKKARLKYLIDDWGVEKFLEETQKKLAFTMGCLPFDECEPRFEIVRHGYLGVHPQKQKGLNYIGVVVPVGFLTPEQMRGLAKISRRYGTGDIRLTVWQNVILPHISDADLETVKGEIKALQLEYTANFVTGGLVACTGNRGCRFSSADTKGHAMKISERLSGEISLDQPINIHLTGCPNSCAQHYIGDIGLVATPVKRDGESVEGYNMVIGGGVDNEQGIARELHNGIPGDELPDVIEYMLERYMAGRERGESFLEFVRRHDIEALKTLFFNHATV from the coding sequence ATGAATATTCCGAATCAGACCGGTTTTTCCCGTGAGCAGAAAAACTATCTTGAGGGATTCTTTTCCGGAGTCGCTCAGAGGGCGGGCAGTTCTTTTCTCGGAGAAACCGCAGACGGTCGGATCACGAATAATGCTGGAGAGTCCGTAACCGGGAACAAGCTCGAGGAGGTCTATGGAGTTCCCATCGAAGACCTTTGCAAGGAGGAGAAGATCAAGCACGAGGAACATGGTCTGGATGTTTTCGACAAAATCTGGGAGCACGCCGAACAGGACAAGTTTCCCGAGGGTGGCGATGTCTTTCGCTGGAAGTTTCACGGCCTCTTCTACGTGAAGCCGGCACAGGACTCCCTGATGCTTCGCTGCCGAATTGCGGGCTGCGCCTTACTGGCTCACCAGATGGAAGGCCTTGCGGAGATCGCGGAAAAATGGGGAGGTCAATATGCTCATGTGACGACCCGGGGTAACTTTCAAATCCGTGAGATCATGCCGAAGGATTCAATGAAGGTTTTACTTCACTTGGCTGACCTCGGACTCACCTCGAAAGGCTCTGGAGCAGACAATCTTCGTAACGTTACCGCTTCGCCGACTGCCGGTTTCGATCCAAACGAAGTGTACGATGTCCTCCCCCTCGCGAGAAACATGCATACGTATATCCTGAACACCCGGGAAATGTATGATCTTCCGCGGAAGTTTAACATTTCTTTTGACGGTGGAGGTTCGATTAGTGTCTGCGCGGATACAAACGATATTGGCTTTCTCGCGGTTCGGGTCGGAGAGGGGCACGGTGTCGATCCCGGGGTATATTTCCGAGTTCAGCTGTGTGGAATCACAGGGCACAGGCAGTTTGCCAGCGACTGCGGTTTGCTGCTCAGGCCCGATGAGTGTGTTCCTGTCGCTGCGGCAATGGTTCGAGTTTTTGTAGAGCACGGTTGTCGCACGAACCGTAAAAAGGCGCGTCTGAAGTATTTAATTGATGATTGGGGTGTCGAAAAGTTTCTCGAGGAGACGCAGAAGAAACTCGCCTTCACGATGGGCTGCTTACCGTTCGACGAGTGTGAGCCGAGATTCGAAATTGTCCGTCACGGTTACCTGGGAGTGCACCCTCAAAAGCAAAAAGGTCTGAACTACATCGGCGTGGTCGTTCCAGTTGGTTTCCTGACTCCAGAGCAAATGAGAGGACTCGCGAAAATCTCACGACGCTACGGGACGGGAGATATTCGACTGACCGTATGGCAGAACGTTATTCTGCCCCACATCTCCGATGCCGATTTGGAAACGGTGAAGGGGGAGATTAAGGCGCTCCAGCTGGAATATACGGCTAACTTTGTTACAGGAGGCTTGGTAGCCTGCACGGGAAATCGGGGCTGTAGGTTTTCCTCGGCAGACACCAAGGGCCATGCCATGAAGATAAGCGAAAGACTTTCCGGTGAGATTTCATTGGACCAACCGATCAACATTCACCTGACCGGATGCCCTAACTCTTGTGCTCAACATTACATTGGTGATATCGGCCTCGTCGCTACGCCGGTGAAGCGGGACGGTGAATCCGTTGAAGGATACAATATGGTCATCGGAGGTGGAGTGGATAACGAACAGGGTATTGCCCGGGAACTTCACAACGGAATACCTGGGGACGAGTTGCCGGATGTCATCGAGTATATGTTGGAGCGATACATGGCCGGTCGCGAGAGAGGTGAGAGTTTCCTCGAGTTCGTCCGGCGTCACGACATCGAAGCCCTGAAAACACTATTTTTCAATCATGCCACAGTCTAA